Proteins encoded by one window of Bacteroidota bacterium:
- a CDS encoding DUF3108 domain-containing protein — protein MNRIVLSLFLAIVLFAGLAFRLDPTAFSQVEIPAKDETLRTYKHDAFKRGETLKYRMHYGWLDAGIVTIEVKDEAREIGGRKTYHVVGTGETKGSVDFFFKIRDRYESYIDEEALAPWIFIRRVNEGGYTINQDYIFNHYKKKVDVGNNAVYDIPEYCQDMTSAFFYARCLDYSKAKEGDVFTINSFVDKEVFTVKIRYIGRETIDSDVGKIKCLKFRPILQKGRIFKHEEDLNVWITDDKNHIPVRAQAKILVGSVKMDLMEYSNLANPIARVN, from the coding sequence ATGAACCGTATTGTTTTAAGCCTTTTTTTAGCAATTGTACTTTTTGCCGGCCTTGCTTTCAGGCTAGATCCTACCGCTTTTTCCCAGGTAGAAATTCCGGCTAAAGATGAGACCTTACGCACCTATAAGCATGATGCCTTTAAAAGGGGTGAAACGCTTAAATACCGGATGCACTATGGCTGGCTCGATGCCGGCATTGTAACCATTGAAGTGAAAGATGAAGCACGCGAAATCGGAGGACGTAAAACATATCACGTTGTTGGCACCGGAGAAACGAAAGGCTCAGTGGATTTCTTTTTCAAAATACGCGATCGTTATGAATCATATATTGACGAAGAAGCGCTTGCCCCCTGGATATTTATACGACGTGTGAATGAAGGTGGCTACACCATTAATCAAGATTATATTTTTAACCATTACAAAAAGAAAGTGGATGTAGGAAATAATGCCGTATATGACATCCCCGAATATTGCCAGGATATGACATCGGCATTTTTTTATGCCCGTTGTCTTGATTATTCTAAGGCCAAAGAGGGTGATGTATTTACCATAAACAGCTTTGTTGACAAAGAAGTATTTACAGTTAAAATAAGATATATTGGACGTGAAACAATCGACTCCGATGTTGGGAAAATAAAATGCCTGAAGTTCCGCCCGATCTTACAAAAGGGCAGAATATTCAAACATGAAGAGGACCTTAACGTCTGGATCACTGATGATAAAAACCATATCCCTGTTCGCGCGCAGGCTAAAATATTAGTGGGCTCTGTTAAAATGGACCTGATGGAATACTCTAATCTGGCCAACCCGATCGCGAGAGTAAATTGA